In Quercus robur chromosome 10, dhQueRobu3.1, whole genome shotgun sequence, a genomic segment contains:
- the LOC126704208 gene encoding protein NUCLEAR FUSION DEFECTIVE 4-like, with protein MVQVYNIFCEGNPSNFNLMLALLPTFVSIVLMFFVRIYEANIVDDVKQLNGFPIVALIIAGYLMITLVLKNIFSLPLWAHIIMFIFMLLLLASPLGIAIKAQMEDSKRLLQMFSSESNHSKENPAKDTLAYHELPDGEGQVNAALDDKILPYEESMNLLQALRTINFFLLFLAMVCGMGSGLAVINNFSQIGRSLNYTAEAVDNLVSLWSIWNFVGRIGVGYLSDYLLHTRGWTRPLLMSISLAAMTTGHIVFASGLPGILYIGSILVVICYGSLWSLMPTITSEIFGVRHMGTIFNAIGLACPIGSYIFSVRVVGYIYDMQATGEDHSCFGTHCFTLSFLIMASLALLGCLAAIALFFRTRRFYQLVVI; from the coding sequence ATGGTCCAAGTTTACAACATATTCTGCGAGGGCAATCCGAGCAATTTCAATTTAATGCTTGCTCTATTGCCTACGTTCGTCTCTATTGTTCTTATGTTTTTTGTGAGAATATATGAAGCAAACATAGTTGATGACGTGAAGCAATTGAATGGTTTCCCTATTGTTGCTCTGATTATTGCTGGTTATCTCATGATTACACTagtattgaaaaatatttttagtttgcCATTATGGGCGcacattattatgtttatatttatgttgcTTCTACTTGCATCACCACTTGGAATTGCAATCAAAGCCCAGATGGAGGACTCCAAGAGACTTTTGCAAATGTTTTCTAGTGAAAGTAATCATTCAAAGGAGAACCCAGCCAAGGACACTCTAGCATATCATGAATTACCCGATGGAGAAGGTCAAGTTAATGCTGCTTTAGATGACAAGATTCTTCCTTATGAAGAGAGCATGAATCTTTTGCAAGCCTTGCGTACCATTAActtcttcttgttgtttttgGCCATGGTATGTGGAATGGGCTCGGGACTAGCTGTGATAAATAACTTCAGCCAAATAGGGAGATCTCTCAATTACACTGCTGAGGCGGTTGATAATTTGGTCAGTTTATGGAGTATATGGAATTTTGTTGGGCGTATTGGAGTTGGGTATTTATCTGATTATTTACTACACACAAGAGGCTGGACAAGGCCGTTGTTGATGTCTATTTCTCTAGCAGCAATGACTACTGGCCACATTGTTTTTGCTTCTGGTTTGCCTGGAATATTATACATAGGTTCGATCCTAGTGGTCATTTGTTATGGTTCACTGTGGTCACTAATGCCCACGATCACTTCAGAGATATTTGGTGTTAGGCATATGGGTACTATTTTCAATGCTATTGGTTTAGCATGTCCTATTGGATCCTACATTTTCTCTGTGAGAGTTGTTGGGTACATTTATGACATGCAAGCAACTGGTGAAGATCATTCCTGCTTTGGTACTCACTGCTTTACGCTGTCTTTTCTAATCATGGCATCCCTAGCTCTCTTGGGGTGCCTTGCTGCTATTGCATTGTTCTTTCGTACTAGGCGATTCTATCAATTGGTTGTGATTTGA
- the LOC126702247 gene encoding protein NUCLEAR FUSION DEFECTIVE 4-like, protein MMERVSNKWMATVASMWIQCSCGVYTFSVYSSVLKSSQGYDQSTLETMAVFIDIGSIGGVLAGLLYSAVTNGSNHSGFGGPWVVLLAGATQNFLGYFLTWASVVGLIKRPPVPLMCLFMYLSSQSMPFYNTANTVSGVQNFPDYSGTIVGIMKGFSGISGAVLLRAYNTLYEGEPSKFILMLALLPTLISLVLMLLVKIYKTNTGDDKKHLNGFVAVALIIAGYLMIIIILENIFSIPLWTHRVTFILLLLLLASPLGIAIRAQNEDSKRVLETLSFDSNPLRGHPELLRSSDSSVPEDMAYHELPSGALDDKVLFDEEGMNLLQAMCTVNFWLLFIATICGKGSTMAVINNLSQMGQSLNYTSVEVNNLVSLWSIWDCLGRVGAGYLSDYLLHTRGWARPLLMAITLATMIIGLIVIASGFPRILYVGSILIGICDGSLGSLIPTITSDIFGVRHMGTIFSAITLASPVGFYIFSVKLIGYIYDKEAGGDDHSCFGTRCFMLSLLIMASLDLLGFLLAIALFIRTKRFYSLRRLKDSVKWSK, encoded by the exons ATGATGGAGAGGGTGAGTAACAAATGGATGGCGACGGTGGCAAGCATGTGGATTCAGTGTAGCTGCGGTGTTTACACCTTCAGCGTCTACTCCTCTGTTCTGAAATCAAGCCAAGGCTACGACCAATCAACGCTCGAAACTATGGCCGTTTTCATAGACATTGGATCAATCGGTGGTGTCCTAGCCGGGCTCCTCTACTCCGCCGTAACAAACGGTAGTAATCACTCTGGTTTCGGTGGGCCATGGGTGGTTCTCCTGGCCGGAGCAACCCAGAATTTCTTGGGCTATTTTCTAACATGGGCTTCTGTCGTGGGATTAATCAAACGGCCTCCGGTGCCTTTGATGTGTCTCTTCATGTACTTGTCGAGTCAATCTATGCCGTTCTATAACACAGCCAATACAGTTTCAGGTGTGCAAAACTTCCCTGATTATAGTGGGACTATTGTGGGCATAATGAAG GGATTTTCTGGTATTAGTGGAGCAGTACTACTACGTGCATATAACACATTATACGAGGGCGAGCCGAGTAAATTCATTCTAATGCTTGCTCTGTTGCCTACACTCATCTCCCTTGTGCTTATGCTCTtggtaaaaatttataaaacaaacacagGCGATGACAAGAAGCACTTGAATGGTTTCGTTGCTGTTGCTCTGATCATTGCTGGTTATCTCatgattataataattttggaaaatatcTTCAGTATACCATTATGGACACACAGAGTCACCTTTATACTTCTTTTGCTTCTACTCGCATCACCTCTTGGAATTGCAATCAGAGCCCAGAATGAGGACTCCAAGAGAGTTCTAGAAACGCTTTCCTTTGACAGTAATCCATTAAGAGGACACCCTGAGTTACTGCGATCCTCTGACTCTTCTGTACCCGAGGATATGGCATACCATGAACTGCCTAGTGGTGCTCTAGATGACAAAGTTCTGTTTGATGAAGAAGGCATGAATCTTTTGCAAGCCATGTGCACTGTAAACttttggttgttgtttattGCGACGATATGTGGAAAGGGCTCTACAATGGCTGTGATAAACAACTTGAGCCAAATGGGACAATCTCTCAATTACACTAGTGTGGAGGTGAATAATTTGGTCTCTTTATGGAGTATATGGGATTGTCTTGGCCGTGTTGGAGCTGGTTATTTATCGGATTATTTACTACACACAAGAGGCTGGGCAAGACCATTGTTGATGGCTATTACTCTAGCAACAATGATTATTGGCCTCATCGTTATTGCATCTGGATTTCCTAGAATATTATATGTGGGTTCTATCCTAATAGGCATTTGTGATGGTTCTCTGGGGTCATTAATTCCCACAATTACTTCGGATATATTTGGTGTTAGGCATATGGGTACTATTTTCAGCGCTATTACCCTAGCATCTCCtgttggattttatattttctctgTCAAACTTATAGGCTATATTTACGATAAGGAAGCAGGTGGTGATGATCACTCATGCTTTGGCACTCGTTGCTTTATGTTATCTCTTTTAATCATGGCATCCTTGGATCTTCTGGGGTTTCTTTTGGCCATTGCATTATTCATTCGTACTAAGAGGTTCTATTCGCTAAGGAGATTAAAGGACTCTGTAAAATGGAGTAAATAA
- the LOC126702248 gene encoding protein NUCLEAR FUSION DEFECTIVE 4-like — translation MMERVLSNKWMATVASMWIQCSCGVYTFSVYSSVLKSSQGYDQSTLETMAVFRDIGSIGGVLAGLLYSAVTNGSNHSGFGGPWAVLLAGASQNFLGYFLTWASVVGLIKRPPVPLMCLFMYLSSQSMPFFNTANTVSGVQNFPDYSGTIVGIMKGFSGISGAILIRAYNTFYEGEPSKFLLMLALLPTLISLVLMLLVKIYKTNTGDDKKHLNGFFAVALIIAGYLMIIIILENIFTFPLWAHRVTFILLLLLLASPIGISIRAQNEDSKRVLETLSFDSNPLRGHPELLRSSSDSSVPEDMAYHELPSVALDDKILFDEVGMNLLQAMCSVNFWLLFIAMICGMGSTVAVINNLSQMGQSLNYTSVEVNNLVSLWSIWDCLGRVGAGYLSDYLLHTRGWARPLLMAITLATMIIGLIVIASGFPRILYVGSILIGICDGSLWSLIPTITSDIFGVRHMGTIFGAITLASSVGSYIFSVKLMGYIYDKEAGGDDHSCFGTRCFMLSLLIMASLALLGFLLAIALFIRTKRFYSLRRLKDSVK, via the exons ATGATGGAGAGGGTACTGAGTAACAAATGGATGGCGACGGTGGCAAGCATGTGGATTCAGTGTAGCTGCGGTGTTTACACCTTCAGCGTCTACTCCTCTGTTCTGAAATCAAGCCAAGGCTACGACCAATCAACGCTCGAAACTATGGCCGTTTTCAGAGACATTGGATCAATCGGTGGTGTCCTAGCTGGGCTCCTCTACTCCGCCGTAACAAACGGTAGTAATCACTCTGGTTTCGGTGGGCCATGGGCGGTTCTCCTGGCCGGAGCAAGCCAGAATTTCTTGGGCTATTTTCTAACATGGGCTTCTGTCGTGGGATTAATCAAACGGCCTCCGGTGCCTTTGATGTGTCTCTTCATGTACTTGTCGAGTCAATCTATGCCGTTCTTTAACACAGCCAATACAGTTTCAGGTGTGCAAAACTTCCCTGATTATAGTGGGACCATTGTGGGCATAATGAAG GGATTTTCTGGGATTAGTGGAGCAATACTAATCCGTGCATATAACACATTCTACGAGGGCGAGCCGAGTAAATTCCTTCTAATGCTTGCTCTGTTGCCTACACTCATCTCCCTTGTGCTTATGCTCTtggtaaaaatttataaaacaaacacagGTGATGACAAGAAGCACTTGAATGGTTTCTTTGCTGTTGCTCTGATCATTGCTGGTTATCTCatgattataataattttggaaaatatcTTCACTTTTCCATTATGGGCACACAGAGTCACCTTTATACTTCTCTTGCTTCTACTCGCATCGCCAATTGGAATTTCAATCAGAGCCCAGAATGAGGACTCCAAGAGAGTTCTAGAAACGCTTTCCTTTGACAGTAATCCATTAAGAGGACACCCTGAGTTACTGCGATCCTCCTCTGACTCCTCTGTACCCGAGGATATGGCATACCATGAACTGCCTAGTGTTGCTCTAGATGACAAAATTCTGTTTGATGAAGTAGGCATGAATCTTTTGCAAGCCATGTGCTCTGTAAACttttggttgttgtttattGCGATGATATGTGGAATGGGCTCTACAGTGGCTGTGATAAACAACTTGAGCCAAATGGGACAATCTCTCAATTACACTAGTGTGGAGGTGAATAATTTGGTCTCTTTATGGAGTATATGGGATTGTCTTGGCCGTGTTGGAGCTGGTTATTTGTCAGATTATTTACTACACACAAGAGGCTGGGCAAGACCATTGTTGATGGCTATTACTCTAGCAACAATGATTATTGGCCTCATCGTTATTGCTTCTGGATTTCCTAGAATATTATATGTGGGTTCTATCCTAATAGGCATTTGTGATGGTTCTCTGTGGTCATTAATTCCCACAATTACTTCGGATATATTTGGTGTTAGGCATATGGGTACTATTTTCGGCGCTATTACCCTAGCATCTTCTGTTGGATCTTATATTTTCTCTGTCAAACTTATGGGCTATATTTACGATAAGGAAGCAGGTGGTGATGATCACTCATGCTTTGGCACTCGTTGCTTTATGTTATCTCTTTTAATCATGGCATCCTTGGCTCTTCTGGGGTTTCTTTTGGCCATTGCATTATTCATTCGTACTAAGAGGTTCTATTCGCTGAGGAGATTAAAGGACTCTGTTAAATGA